Proteins encoded within one genomic window of Brassica rapa cultivar Chiifu-401-42 chromosome A09, CAAS_Brap_v3.01, whole genome shotgun sequence:
- the LOC103837853 gene encoding zinc-finger homeodomain protein 6 has protein sequence MEVREKKDNKIEMERRQSSANQNIQDPRLPPYTYSQTADKEKPTTKRNGSDRDPDLDTNPTSIAPAPRSYARPQTTSPTRRVSYRECQRNHAASSGGHVVDGCGEFMSSGEEGTAESLLCAACDCHRSFHRKEVDGMFVVKFNSFGHSQRPLVNRHVSPIMMSFGGGGGGRDPAESSTEDLNRFHQALSGNGVDQFQYHPKKRFRTKFNQEQKERMFEFAEKIGWRMNKSEDEEVNRFCREINVKRQVFKVWMHNNKQAAKKKET, from the coding sequence ATGGAGGTAAGAGAGAAGAAAGATAATAAAATAGAGATGGAAAGACGACAATCATCAGCTAACCAAAACATTCAAGATCCTCGTCTACCTCCGTACACTTACTCCCAAACCGCCGACAAAGAGAAACCCACCACCAAAAGAAACGGGTCGGATCGGGATCCGGATCTGGATACCAACCCTACTTCTATAGCTCCAGCTCCAAGGTCATACGCTCGGCCTCAAACAACTTCTCCGACAAGGAGAGTGAGCTATAGAGAATGCCAAAGGAACCACGCGGCGAGCTCCGGCGGACATGTGGTCGACGGTTGCGGTGAGTTTATGTCATCAGGCGAAGAAGGCACGGCGGAGTCACTTCTTTGCGCCGCATGTGATTGTCACCGGAGCTTCCACAGAAAAGAAGTCGACGGCATGTTCGTCGTCAAGTTCAATAGCTTTGGTCATTCGCAGAGACCTCTCGTCAACCGCCACGTGTCTCCGATCATGATGAGCTTTGGTGGTGGCGGAGGAGGAAGAGATCCGGCGGAGTCATCGACGGAGGATCTCAACAGGTTTCATCAAGCTTTAAGTGGTAACGGAGTGGATCAGTTTCAGTACCATCCAAAGAAGCGGTTTAGGACAAAGTTTAACCAAGAACAGAAGGAGAGAATGTTCGAGTTTGCTGAGAAGATCGGTTGGAGAATGAACAAGTCGGAAGATGAAGAAGTGAACCGGTTTTGTCGGGAGATTAATGTGAAAAGACAAGTGTTTAAAGTTTGGATGCACAACAATAAGCAAGCAGCCAAGAAGAAAGAAACGTAA